In Vigna radiata var. radiata cultivar VC1973A chromosome 3, Vradiata_ver6, whole genome shotgun sequence, the following proteins share a genomic window:
- the LOC106757763 gene encoding probable protein phosphatase 2C 38 produces MVRFCWKPASVGDDGDVNGRVEGLLWYKDLGNHLYGEFSMAVIQANSSLEDRSQLESGPLTSDYLGPQGTFIGVYDGHGGSAASQFVSDNLFANVKSFAAEHRGISENVIRRAFSATEEGFLSVVKKQWLSKPQIASTGTCCLAGIICNGMLYVANAGDSRVVLGRVERATRETTAIQLSAEHNVNIQMERDEVRTRHPYDPQIVVKKHNVWRVKGLIQVSRSIGDAYLKKQEFNREPLPNKFRLPEPFFKPILSYEPEISVHKLGPEDQFLIFASDGLWEQLSNQEVVNIVSNSPRNGIGRRLVKAALREAARKREMRVSDLQKIEEGVRRHFHDDITVIVVYLNPKLIDNSSLLASPLSIRGGGSANF; encoded by the exons atggttagATTCTGCTGGAAGCCAGCTTCTGTGGGTGATGATGGAGATGTAAATGGGAGAGTTGAGGGACTGCTATGGTACAAGGATTTAGGAAACCATCTTTATGGGGAATTCTCAATGGCTGTGATTCAAGCAAATAGTTCATTGGAGGATCGTAGCCAACTTGAATCTGGACCCTTGACTTCTGACTATCTGGGGCCTCAAGGAACCTTTATTGGTGTATACGATGGCCATGGTGGTTCTGCAGCCTCACAGTTTGTCAGTGACAATCTCTTCGCCAATGTCAAGA GTTTCGCAGCTGAGCATCGAGGCATATCAGAGAATGTTATACGAAGGGCATTTTCTGCAACAGAAGAGGGTTTTCTGTCTGTTGTGAAGAAACAGTGGCTAAGCAAACCACAGATTGCATCTACCGGTACATGTTGTTTGGCAGGGATAATTTGCAATGGCATGCTATATGTTGCAAATGCAGGAGACTCAAGGGTGGTGCTGGGGAGAGTAGAGAGAGCAACAAGGGAAACAACAGCTATCCAATTGTCTGCAGAGCACAACGTTAACATCCAAATGGAGAGAGATGAAGTTCGGACAAGGCACCCTTATGATCCACAAATCGTGGTTAAGAAACACAATGTTTGGCGTGTGAAAGGCCTCATACAG GTTTCAAGATCCATAGGTGATGCATATCTGAAGAAACAAGAATTTAACAGGGAGCCTCTGCCGAATAAGTTTAGACTACCCGAACCCTTCTTTAAGCCAATTCTTAGCTATGAACCAGAAATATCAGTGCATAAACTTGGTCCTGAAGATCAATTTCTCATCTTTGCTTCTGATGGTTTGTGGGAGCAACTTAGCAACCAAGAAGTTGTGAATATAGTCAGCAATAGTCCACGCAAT GGTATTGGTAGGAGACTTGTGAAAGCTGCACTTCGAGAAGCAGCAAGGAAGAGAGAAATGAGAGTGTCAGACCTGCAAAAGATAGAAGAAGGAGTGAGGAGACACTTCCACGATGATATTACAGTTATTGTTGTATATCTAAATCCCAAACTCATAGATAATAGCTCTCTATTGGCTTCTCCTCTTTCAATCAGAGGAGGTGGGTCAGCCAATTTTTAG
- the LOC106757762 gene encoding pentatricopeptide repeat-containing protein At3g53360, mitochondrial isoform X3, translating to MIIPSQIRCIYNCTRPIVSTRVVSSLSTDLSTNNYINLMCKQQHYKEALDAFNFNLEKSSIHLEPSTYANLILACTNFRSLNYGKKIHDHISKSKCQPDLVLQNHILNMYAKCGSLKDARKFFDAMKLRNVVSWTIMISGYMQNDEENDAIIMYIQMLRSGYLPDQYTFGSIIKACCIGADIDFGRQLHGHVIKSGVFSACGSLLEPEFGRQIHGVCAKLGLGRNIFAGCSLCDMYAKFGFLPLAERAFYQIESPDLVSWNAIIAAFSDSGHVNEAVSFFRQMMHTGLMPDDITFLSLLCPCGSFLTRNQGMQMHSYIIKVGLDKEAAVCNSLLTMYTKCSSLHDAFNVFTYLGKRANLVSWNAILSACLQHKHAGEAFRLFKLMLVSENKPDNITITTILGTCAELASLEVGNQVHCFTVKSGLVVDVSVRNRLIDMYAKCGSLKHARDVFDSTQNPDIVSWSSLIVGYAQFGLGHEALNLFRMMRNLGVQPNEVTYLGVLSACSHIGLVEEGWHLYKTMEVELGIAPTREHVSCIVDLLARAGCLYEAENFIKKTGFDPDITTWKTLLASCKTHGNVDIGKQAAENILKLDPFNSAALVLLSNINASAGNWKEVARLRHLMKQMGVQKVPGQSWIEFKDQIHVFFSEDSSHPQSGKIYTMLEDLWLQMLDHGYDPCQSGKILLITSELEKHGF from the exons ATGATCATTCCAAGCCAAATTCGATGTATATATAATTGTACAAGACCTATTGTATCAACAAGAGTAGTCTCCAGTCTCAGTACAGATTTATCAACCAACAATTACATCAACTTGATGTGCAAGCAACAGCATTACAAAGAAGCACTTGATGCATTTAATTTCAATCTAGAGAAATCGAGTATCCACCTAGAACCAAGCACTTATGCGAATCTAATACTGGCATGTACCAACTTTAGATCTCTAAATTACGGCAAGAAAATCCATGATCACATTTCAAAATCCAAGTGTCAGCCAGACCTTGTTCTCCAAAATCATATTCTTAATATGTATGCAAAATGTGGTTCTCTGAAGGATGCTAGAAAATTTTTTGATGCTATGAAGCTGCGTAATGTGGTCTCTTGGACTATAATGATCTCCGGATACATGCAGAATGATGAAGAGAATGATGCCATCATCATGTATATTCAAATGCTGCGATCAGGTTATCTCCCAGACCAATATACATTTGGAAGCATCATTAAGGCTTGCTGCATTGGGGCAGATATAGACTTCGGCAGACAACTACATGGTCATGTCATTAAATCAGG TGTATTCAGTGCTTGCGGAAGCCTTCTCGAACCAGAATTTGGAAGGCAGATTCATGGAGTCTGCGCTAAACTTGGTTTAGGGAGGAACATTTTTGCCGGGTGCTCCCTCTGTGACATGTATGCAAAATTTGGATTCTTACCTTTGGCAGAAAGGGCATTTTATCAAATTGAAAGCCCGGATTTAGTGTCATGGAATGCAATTATTGCAGCATTTTCTGACAGTGGTCATGTTAATGAAGCGGTATCATTTTTTCGCCAGATGATGCATACAGGATTGATGCCAGATGACATTACTTTTCTCTCCTTACTCTGTCCTTGTGGGAGCTTTTTGACACGTAACCAAGGCATGCAAATGCATTCTTACATTATTAAAGTAGGTTTAGATAAGGAAGCAGCTGTATGCAACTCTTTGTTGACGATGTACACAAAGTGTTCAAGTCTACATGATGCATTCAATGTTTTCACATATTTGGGTAAAAGAGCCAATTTAGTTTCCTGGAATGCAATTCTATCGGCATGCTTGCAGCACAAACATGCAGGAGAGGCTTTTAGATTATTTAAGCTAATGCTCGTTTCTGAAAATAAGCCTGACAATATCACCATAACTACCATATTAGGTACTTGTGCAGAATTGGCATCTCTAGAAGTTGGGAATCAAGTCCATTGCTTTACTGTTAAAAGTGGGCTAGTGGTTGATGTTTCCGTCCGCAATAGACTGATTGATATGTATGCAAAGTGTGGATCACTTAAACATGCTCGTGATGTTTTTGATTCAACCCAGAACCCGGATATTGTCTCGTGGAGTAGTTTAATTGTTGGCTATGCTCAGTTTGGACTTGGCCATGAAGCTCTTAATCTCTTTAGAATGATGAGGAATCTTGGTGTCCAGCCTAATGAGGTCACATATCTGGGGGTTCTCAGTGCATGCAGTCACATTGGATTGGTGGAGGAAGGTTGGCACTTGTATAAAACCATGGAAGTGGAACTAGGTATTGCACCAACAAGAGAGCATGTTTCTTGCATAGTTGATTTGCTTGCTCGTGCTGGATGCTTGTATGAAGCAGagaattttattaagaaaacagGATTTGATCCTGACATTACTACATGGAAAACTCTACTCGCTTCCTGTAAAACTCATGGTAATGTTGACATAGGAAAACAAGCTgcagaaaatatattaaaactcgATCCTTTCAATTCAGCTGCTCTAGTGCTACTTTCTAATATAAATGCTTCTGCCGGCAACTGGAAAGAAGTTGCGAGACTAAGGCATTTAATGAAACAAATGGGTGTACAGAAGGTTCCTGGTCAAAGTTGGATAGAATTTAAGGATCAGATCCACGTGTTCTTCTCAGAAGACAGTTCTCATCCACAGAGCGGCAAAATCTACACTATGCTAGAAGATTTATGGTTGCAGATGCTGGATCATGGTTATGATCCTTGCCAAAG CGGGAAAATACTGTTGATAACTTCAGAGCTGGAAAAACATGGGTTTTGA
- the LOC106757762 gene encoding pentatricopeptide repeat-containing protein At3g53360, mitochondrial isoform X2: MIIPSQIRCIYNCTRPIVSTRVVSSLSTDLSTNNYINLMCKQQHYKEALDAFNFNLEKSSIHLEPSTYANLILACTNFRSLNYGKKIHDHISKSKCQPDLVLQNHILNMYAKCGSLKDARKFFDAMKLRNVVSWTIMISGYMQNDEENDAIIMYIQMLRSGYLPDQYTFGSIIKACCIGADIDFGRQLHGHVIKSGYDHHLIAQNALISMYTKFGQISHASGVFAMISSKDLISWASMITGFTQLRNDIEALYVFRDMLRQSVYQPNEFIFGSVFSACGSLLEPEFGRQIHGVCAKLGLGRNIFAGCSLCDMYAKFGFLPLAERAFYQIESPDLVSWNAIIAAFSDSGHVNEAVSFFRQMMHTGLMPDDITFLSLLCPCGSFLTRNQGMQMHSYIIKVGLDKEAAVCNSLLTMYTKCSSLHDAFNVFTYLGKRANLVSWNAILSACLQHKHAGEAFRLFKLMLVSENKPDNITITTILGTCAELASLEVGNQVHCFTVKSGLVVDVSVRNRLIDMYAKCGSLKHARDVFDSTQNPDIVSWSSLIVGYAQFGLGHEALNLFRMMRNLGVQPNEVTYLGVLSACSHIGLVEEGWHLYKTMEVELGIAPTREHVSCIVDLLARAGCLYEAENFIKKTGFDPDITTWKTLLASCKTHGNVDIGKQAAENILKLDPFNSAALVLLSNINASAGNWKEVARLRHLMKQMGVQKVPGQSWIEFKDQIHVFFSEDSSHPQSGKIYTMLEDLWLQMLDHGYDPCQRFCS; the protein is encoded by the exons ATGATCATTCCAAGCCAAATTCGATGTATATATAATTGTACAAGACCTATTGTATCAACAAGAGTAGTCTCCAGTCTCAGTACAGATTTATCAACCAACAATTACATCAACTTGATGTGCAAGCAACAGCATTACAAAGAAGCACTTGATGCATTTAATTTCAATCTAGAGAAATCGAGTATCCACCTAGAACCAAGCACTTATGCGAATCTAATACTGGCATGTACCAACTTTAGATCTCTAAATTACGGCAAGAAAATCCATGATCACATTTCAAAATCCAAGTGTCAGCCAGACCTTGTTCTCCAAAATCATATTCTTAATATGTATGCAAAATGTGGTTCTCTGAAGGATGCTAGAAAATTTTTTGATGCTATGAAGCTGCGTAATGTGGTCTCTTGGACTATAATGATCTCCGGATACATGCAGAATGATGAAGAGAATGATGCCATCATCATGTATATTCAAATGCTGCGATCAGGTTATCTCCCAGACCAATATACATTTGGAAGCATCATTAAGGCTTGCTGCATTGGGGCAGATATAGACTTCGGCAGACAACTACATGGTCATGTCATTAAATCAGGGTATGATCATCACTTAATTGCACAAAACGCTCTTATCTCAATGTATACGAAGTTTGGACAAATTTCACATGCCTCAGGTGTGTTTGCTATGATTTCCTCGAAGGATTTAATTTCCTGGGCTTCTATGATTACAGGGTTTACTCAACTTCGTAATGACATAGAAGCTTTATATGTTTTCAGAGATATGCTCAGGCAATCTGTTTATCAACCAAATGAGTTTATATTTGGCAGTGTATTCAGTGCTTGCGGAAGCCTTCTCGAACCAGAATTTGGAAGGCAGATTCATGGAGTCTGCGCTAAACTTGGTTTAGGGAGGAACATTTTTGCCGGGTGCTCCCTCTGTGACATGTATGCAAAATTTGGATTCTTACCTTTGGCAGAAAGGGCATTTTATCAAATTGAAAGCCCGGATTTAGTGTCATGGAATGCAATTATTGCAGCATTTTCTGACAGTGGTCATGTTAATGAAGCGGTATCATTTTTTCGCCAGATGATGCATACAGGATTGATGCCAGATGACATTACTTTTCTCTCCTTACTCTGTCCTTGTGGGAGCTTTTTGACACGTAACCAAGGCATGCAAATGCATTCTTACATTATTAAAGTAGGTTTAGATAAGGAAGCAGCTGTATGCAACTCTTTGTTGACGATGTACACAAAGTGTTCAAGTCTACATGATGCATTCAATGTTTTCACATATTTGGGTAAAAGAGCCAATTTAGTTTCCTGGAATGCAATTCTATCGGCATGCTTGCAGCACAAACATGCAGGAGAGGCTTTTAGATTATTTAAGCTAATGCTCGTTTCTGAAAATAAGCCTGACAATATCACCATAACTACCATATTAGGTACTTGTGCAGAATTGGCATCTCTAGAAGTTGGGAATCAAGTCCATTGCTTTACTGTTAAAAGTGGGCTAGTGGTTGATGTTTCCGTCCGCAATAGACTGATTGATATGTATGCAAAGTGTGGATCACTTAAACATGCTCGTGATGTTTTTGATTCAACCCAGAACCCGGATATTGTCTCGTGGAGTAGTTTAATTGTTGGCTATGCTCAGTTTGGACTTGGCCATGAAGCTCTTAATCTCTTTAGAATGATGAGGAATCTTGGTGTCCAGCCTAATGAGGTCACATATCTGGGGGTTCTCAGTGCATGCAGTCACATTGGATTGGTGGAGGAAGGTTGGCACTTGTATAAAACCATGGAAGTGGAACTAGGTATTGCACCAACAAGAGAGCATGTTTCTTGCATAGTTGATTTGCTTGCTCGTGCTGGATGCTTGTATGAAGCAGagaattttattaagaaaacagGATTTGATCCTGACATTACTACATGGAAAACTCTACTCGCTTCCTGTAAAACTCATGGTAATGTTGACATAGGAAAACAAGCTgcagaaaatatattaaaactcgATCCTTTCAATTCAGCTGCTCTAGTGCTACTTTCTAATATAAATGCTTCTGCCGGCAACTGGAAAGAAGTTGCGAGACTAAGGCATTTAATGAAACAAATGGGTGTACAGAAGGTTCCTGGTCAAAGTTGGATAGAATTTAAGGATCAGATCCACGTGTTCTTCTCAGAAGACAGTTCTCATCCACAGAGCGGCAAAATCTACACTATGCTAGAAGATTTATGGTTGCAGATGCTGGATCATGGTTATGATCCTTGCCAAAG GTTTTGCAGCTGA
- the LOC106757762 gene encoding pentatricopeptide repeat-containing protein At3g53360, mitochondrial isoform X1 yields the protein MIIPSQIRCIYNCTRPIVSTRVVSSLSTDLSTNNYINLMCKQQHYKEALDAFNFNLEKSSIHLEPSTYANLILACTNFRSLNYGKKIHDHISKSKCQPDLVLQNHILNMYAKCGSLKDARKFFDAMKLRNVVSWTIMISGYMQNDEENDAIIMYIQMLRSGYLPDQYTFGSIIKACCIGADIDFGRQLHGHVIKSGYDHHLIAQNALISMYTKFGQISHASGVFAMISSKDLISWASMITGFTQLRNDIEALYVFRDMLRQSVYQPNEFIFGSVFSACGSLLEPEFGRQIHGVCAKLGLGRNIFAGCSLCDMYAKFGFLPLAERAFYQIESPDLVSWNAIIAAFSDSGHVNEAVSFFRQMMHTGLMPDDITFLSLLCPCGSFLTRNQGMQMHSYIIKVGLDKEAAVCNSLLTMYTKCSSLHDAFNVFTYLGKRANLVSWNAILSACLQHKHAGEAFRLFKLMLVSENKPDNITITTILGTCAELASLEVGNQVHCFTVKSGLVVDVSVRNRLIDMYAKCGSLKHARDVFDSTQNPDIVSWSSLIVGYAQFGLGHEALNLFRMMRNLGVQPNEVTYLGVLSACSHIGLVEEGWHLYKTMEVELGIAPTREHVSCIVDLLARAGCLYEAENFIKKTGFDPDITTWKTLLASCKTHGNVDIGKQAAENILKLDPFNSAALVLLSNINASAGNWKEVARLRHLMKQMGVQKVPGQSWIEFKDQIHVFFSEDSSHPQSGKIYTMLEDLWLQMLDHGYDPCQSGKILLITSELEKHGF from the exons ATGATCATTCCAAGCCAAATTCGATGTATATATAATTGTACAAGACCTATTGTATCAACAAGAGTAGTCTCCAGTCTCAGTACAGATTTATCAACCAACAATTACATCAACTTGATGTGCAAGCAACAGCATTACAAAGAAGCACTTGATGCATTTAATTTCAATCTAGAGAAATCGAGTATCCACCTAGAACCAAGCACTTATGCGAATCTAATACTGGCATGTACCAACTTTAGATCTCTAAATTACGGCAAGAAAATCCATGATCACATTTCAAAATCCAAGTGTCAGCCAGACCTTGTTCTCCAAAATCATATTCTTAATATGTATGCAAAATGTGGTTCTCTGAAGGATGCTAGAAAATTTTTTGATGCTATGAAGCTGCGTAATGTGGTCTCTTGGACTATAATGATCTCCGGATACATGCAGAATGATGAAGAGAATGATGCCATCATCATGTATATTCAAATGCTGCGATCAGGTTATCTCCCAGACCAATATACATTTGGAAGCATCATTAAGGCTTGCTGCATTGGGGCAGATATAGACTTCGGCAGACAACTACATGGTCATGTCATTAAATCAGGGTATGATCATCACTTAATTGCACAAAACGCTCTTATCTCAATGTATACGAAGTTTGGACAAATTTCACATGCCTCAGGTGTGTTTGCTATGATTTCCTCGAAGGATTTAATTTCCTGGGCTTCTATGATTACAGGGTTTACTCAACTTCGTAATGACATAGAAGCTTTATATGTTTTCAGAGATATGCTCAGGCAATCTGTTTATCAACCAAATGAGTTTATATTTGGCAGTGTATTCAGTGCTTGCGGAAGCCTTCTCGAACCAGAATTTGGAAGGCAGATTCATGGAGTCTGCGCTAAACTTGGTTTAGGGAGGAACATTTTTGCCGGGTGCTCCCTCTGTGACATGTATGCAAAATTTGGATTCTTACCTTTGGCAGAAAGGGCATTTTATCAAATTGAAAGCCCGGATTTAGTGTCATGGAATGCAATTATTGCAGCATTTTCTGACAGTGGTCATGTTAATGAAGCGGTATCATTTTTTCGCCAGATGATGCATACAGGATTGATGCCAGATGACATTACTTTTCTCTCCTTACTCTGTCCTTGTGGGAGCTTTTTGACACGTAACCAAGGCATGCAAATGCATTCTTACATTATTAAAGTAGGTTTAGATAAGGAAGCAGCTGTATGCAACTCTTTGTTGACGATGTACACAAAGTGTTCAAGTCTACATGATGCATTCAATGTTTTCACATATTTGGGTAAAAGAGCCAATTTAGTTTCCTGGAATGCAATTCTATCGGCATGCTTGCAGCACAAACATGCAGGAGAGGCTTTTAGATTATTTAAGCTAATGCTCGTTTCTGAAAATAAGCCTGACAATATCACCATAACTACCATATTAGGTACTTGTGCAGAATTGGCATCTCTAGAAGTTGGGAATCAAGTCCATTGCTTTACTGTTAAAAGTGGGCTAGTGGTTGATGTTTCCGTCCGCAATAGACTGATTGATATGTATGCAAAGTGTGGATCACTTAAACATGCTCGTGATGTTTTTGATTCAACCCAGAACCCGGATATTGTCTCGTGGAGTAGTTTAATTGTTGGCTATGCTCAGTTTGGACTTGGCCATGAAGCTCTTAATCTCTTTAGAATGATGAGGAATCTTGGTGTCCAGCCTAATGAGGTCACATATCTGGGGGTTCTCAGTGCATGCAGTCACATTGGATTGGTGGAGGAAGGTTGGCACTTGTATAAAACCATGGAAGTGGAACTAGGTATTGCACCAACAAGAGAGCATGTTTCTTGCATAGTTGATTTGCTTGCTCGTGCTGGATGCTTGTATGAAGCAGagaattttattaagaaaacagGATTTGATCCTGACATTACTACATGGAAAACTCTACTCGCTTCCTGTAAAACTCATGGTAATGTTGACATAGGAAAACAAGCTgcagaaaatatattaaaactcgATCCTTTCAATTCAGCTGCTCTAGTGCTACTTTCTAATATAAATGCTTCTGCCGGCAACTGGAAAGAAGTTGCGAGACTAAGGCATTTAATGAAACAAATGGGTGTACAGAAGGTTCCTGGTCAAAGTTGGATAGAATTTAAGGATCAGATCCACGTGTTCTTCTCAGAAGACAGTTCTCATCCACAGAGCGGCAAAATCTACACTATGCTAGAAGATTTATGGTTGCAGATGCTGGATCATGGTTATGATCCTTGCCAAAG CGGGAAAATACTGTTGATAACTTCAGAGCTGGAAAAACATGGGTTTTGA
- the LOC106757762 gene encoding pentatricopeptide repeat-containing protein At3g53360, mitochondrial isoform X4 produces the protein MYIQMLRSGYLPDQYTFGSIIKACCIGADIDFGRQLHGHVIKSGYDHHLIAQNALISMYTKFGQISHASGVFAMISSKDLISWASMITGFTQLRNDIEALYVFRDMLRQSVYQPNEFIFGSVFSACGSLLEPEFGRQIHGVCAKLGLGRNIFAGCSLCDMYAKFGFLPLAERAFYQIESPDLVSWNAIIAAFSDSGHVNEAVSFFRQMMHTGLMPDDITFLSLLCPCGSFLTRNQGMQMHSYIIKVGLDKEAAVCNSLLTMYTKCSSLHDAFNVFTYLGKRANLVSWNAILSACLQHKHAGEAFRLFKLMLVSENKPDNITITTILGTCAELASLEVGNQVHCFTVKSGLVVDVSVRNRLIDMYAKCGSLKHARDVFDSTQNPDIVSWSSLIVGYAQFGLGHEALNLFRMMRNLGVQPNEVTYLGVLSACSHIGLVEEGWHLYKTMEVELGIAPTREHVSCIVDLLARAGCLYEAENFIKKTGFDPDITTWKTLLASCKTHGNVDIGKQAAENILKLDPFNSAALVLLSNINASAGNWKEVARLRHLMKQMGVQKVPGQSWIEFKDQIHVFFSEDSSHPQSGKIYTMLEDLWLQMLDHGYDPCQSGKILLITSELEKHGF, from the exons ATGTATATTCAAATGCTGCGATCAGGTTATCTCCCAGACCAATATACATTTGGAAGCATCATTAAGGCTTGCTGCATTGGGGCAGATATAGACTTCGGCAGACAACTACATGGTCATGTCATTAAATCAGGGTATGATCATCACTTAATTGCACAAAACGCTCTTATCTCAATGTATACGAAGTTTGGACAAATTTCACATGCCTCAGGTGTGTTTGCTATGATTTCCTCGAAGGATTTAATTTCCTGGGCTTCTATGATTACAGGGTTTACTCAACTTCGTAATGACATAGAAGCTTTATATGTTTTCAGAGATATGCTCAGGCAATCTGTTTATCAACCAAATGAGTTTATATTTGGCAGTGTATTCAGTGCTTGCGGAAGCCTTCTCGAACCAGAATTTGGAAGGCAGATTCATGGAGTCTGCGCTAAACTTGGTTTAGGGAGGAACATTTTTGCCGGGTGCTCCCTCTGTGACATGTATGCAAAATTTGGATTCTTACCTTTGGCAGAAAGGGCATTTTATCAAATTGAAAGCCCGGATTTAGTGTCATGGAATGCAATTATTGCAGCATTTTCTGACAGTGGTCATGTTAATGAAGCGGTATCATTTTTTCGCCAGATGATGCATACAGGATTGATGCCAGATGACATTACTTTTCTCTCCTTACTCTGTCCTTGTGGGAGCTTTTTGACACGTAACCAAGGCATGCAAATGCATTCTTACATTATTAAAGTAGGTTTAGATAAGGAAGCAGCTGTATGCAACTCTTTGTTGACGATGTACACAAAGTGTTCAAGTCTACATGATGCATTCAATGTTTTCACATATTTGGGTAAAAGAGCCAATTTAGTTTCCTGGAATGCAATTCTATCGGCATGCTTGCAGCACAAACATGCAGGAGAGGCTTTTAGATTATTTAAGCTAATGCTCGTTTCTGAAAATAAGCCTGACAATATCACCATAACTACCATATTAGGTACTTGTGCAGAATTGGCATCTCTAGAAGTTGGGAATCAAGTCCATTGCTTTACTGTTAAAAGTGGGCTAGTGGTTGATGTTTCCGTCCGCAATAGACTGATTGATATGTATGCAAAGTGTGGATCACTTAAACATGCTCGTGATGTTTTTGATTCAACCCAGAACCCGGATATTGTCTCGTGGAGTAGTTTAATTGTTGGCTATGCTCAGTTTGGACTTGGCCATGAAGCTCTTAATCTCTTTAGAATGATGAGGAATCTTGGTGTCCAGCCTAATGAGGTCACATATCTGGGGGTTCTCAGTGCATGCAGTCACATTGGATTGGTGGAGGAAGGTTGGCACTTGTATAAAACCATGGAAGTGGAACTAGGTATTGCACCAACAAGAGAGCATGTTTCTTGCATAGTTGATTTGCTTGCTCGTGCTGGATGCTTGTATGAAGCAGagaattttattaagaaaacagGATTTGATCCTGACATTACTACATGGAAAACTCTACTCGCTTCCTGTAAAACTCATGGTAATGTTGACATAGGAAAACAAGCTgcagaaaatatattaaaactcgATCCTTTCAATTCAGCTGCTCTAGTGCTACTTTCTAATATAAATGCTTCTGCCGGCAACTGGAAAGAAGTTGCGAGACTAAGGCATTTAATGAAACAAATGGGTGTACAGAAGGTTCCTGGTCAAAGTTGGATAGAATTTAAGGATCAGATCCACGTGTTCTTCTCAGAAGACAGTTCTCATCCACAGAGCGGCAAAATCTACACTATGCTAGAAGATTTATGGTTGCAGATGCTGGATCATGGTTATGATCCTTGCCAAAG CGGGAAAATACTGTTGATAACTTCAGAGCTGGAAAAACATGGGTTTTGA